Part of the Natrialbaceae archaeon AArc-T1-2 genome, GCCCGCGGGGAACGTCTCGGGGTCCACCCGATGTTGCGCGGGTTTCCGCCGCGTGATCTGGCCGGGTTCGATCCCGACCGCGTACTCGTCGGCCACGGCGAAGGGGTGTTCGCCGCCGCCTCGAGCGCGCTCCGGTCGGCGATCGACGGCTCCCGACGGCGGATGCCGGCGCTGTACGCGAAGACTCTGCGGACGTTCCTGCCGGTGTGACTCGATCACGGTCGACGGCCGAACGCTGCCGCCAGGCCATACATCTAACACTCACGCGTGTCTATGACAACTGTGATCTACGTAACGCGCGGCCTCGTCGACGTCTTGCTCGATCTTGCGAGCGACGCCGATCCCGACGACGTCACGACCGGTCTCTCGGTGACGCCGGCGGGCGAACTCGAGGGAGCTGGGCGACTCCCTCCGGAGACGCCCGTGTTCACGGACTTCTACCTGCCGGATCCAGGTAATTCGGTGAACGCCGTCTTCGGCGTCGACCTCTCGACGCCCGCTCGCCAGATTCAGGGTCGGTTCGTCTCCCACCCCGTCGGTGAACTGGAAGTGACGAAACGCGATCACCTCGCGCAGGTCGTCTTCGTCGCCGTACCACCGTGGGAACCCGACGAAGACTCCTTCGGTGCGTTCGATCGGGCAGGCGAGCGACAGCCACTCGAGATCGTCGACGCCCGGCCGCCAGAACGGTCGCTATCGGACCGGGACGGTCGGTGACGGCGGTGCCGGTCAGTCGAGATAGCCGAGCCCTTTCAGCTGCTCTGTGATCTCCTCGAACTCCGCTTCGGTGAGTTCGCCCGATTGCTGATGTTGGATGACGATGCTCCGCAAGAGAAATCGCACGAGGTCACTCGTGCTCTGGAAGCTCGTCCCCTCGATCGTTTCGTCGACGCGATCAGCGAGGTCTTTCGGGATCGAGACGGTCGTGTACTCGGTCATACTCGAGTATTCTCGGAGAGATACGTGAACCTGTCCCTGCTCGAGTGAGAGTATCGACTCCACAGTGATTTTTGTAGGGGGGCACTTACGTGTCCCTATGGGAGTCCGGCCACCATCGAACGACGACGACGACGAGCCCGACAGCGTCGAGTTCGGCATCGCAGCCGTCGACGCGACGCTTCGACGATCCGACCTCACCTTTCCGGCCACCAGAGACGACGTCGCAGCAGAACTCGGTCACGAACGTATTCCGTACGACGTCCACGGTAACGACGTCGCACTCGGCGAGATCCTCGCGGAGGTCGATCAGGATCAGGATCGCTTCGAGAGCCGCCAACAGCTCTTGAACGCGCTCCATCCGGAGTTCGAGGAGTACCGCAAGAATCACTCCGGTGGCGTCGTAAAGCAAGTGCGGTCGCTACTTCCGTTCTAGTCCCGGTCGTTCGTGTTCGTCTCCCGATCGCGCTTCGTCTCGCGTCGTAACCGATCCAGCCGCTGTCGTTGTTCACGGTGCAACGTGACGATCATATCGGAGAGAACGCCGAACATCACGAGCTGAACGCCGAGTAAGATTCCAGCCGCCGAGACGACGGCCAGCACCTCGTGGCTGATGCCGTACTGGAGGTATCGGTAGAGCACGTAGGCGGCGATCGCGGTCCCCGAGAGGATACCGGAGACGCCGACGCTGCCGAAGTAAAGCAGCGGGTTGTTCGTCTTCGCGAGCGAGTACAGCGTGAGCGCGATCGTCCCGCCGTCCCAGATCGGGTGCAGGTTCGTCGTCGAGTCCTCCGGCCGGGCGCGGTAACTGATCGGGACGACGGTCGTGTCGATCCCGTTTTTCACACACTCGACGGCGAGTTCGGTCTCGATCGTGAATCCGTCGGACGAAAGCGAGAGCCGCTGAAACGAGTCGGTCGTAAACGCCCGATAGCCCGAGAGGATGTCCTCGAAGGCCGCGCCGTGGACGAACCGAAACGCGCGGTTTATCACCCGGTTGCCGAAGCCATTGAGCGCGCGCATGGCGTCGTCGTCCATGTCCGCGAATCGATTACCGATGACGTGTTCGTACCCCTCGGCGAGCGGCTCGAGCATCGTCTCGGCGTCGGCCGGATCGTAGGTCCCGTCGCCGTCGACCATCAGAACGTACGGCAAATCGACGTACTCCATGGCCTCCCGGACGGCCTGTCCTTTCCCCGAGCCCGACTGTACCAGCACGCCCGCACCCCGCTCGCGTGCGATCTCGCGAGTAGCGTCTTCGGAGTCCCCGTCGACCACGAGAACGGTCGTATACCCCTCCTCGTGGAAGCCGTCGATCACCTCGCCGATGGTCGCTTCCTCCTCGAGCGTCGGAACGAGAACGCAGACGTCGTCAGGAGAGATATCGCGCGGCTCGTCGGTCATGGTGAGGACCTCCGTGTCCGCGCGAATCGCGTCATGCTCCATCGAGTGATCATTCGCCCGTCGGAGCCGAAAAGGCTACTGATCTGCCACGAGAGCGCCGTCCGAGCCGCGTCTCGTCGGTCGTCACCACGTCAGTCCCTCGTAGACCTCGAGGTCGGCCGGATCGACGCCGATTCGTCGCCCGTCGACGACGACCCGGCGGGCCATCCCCTCGACGTCGAGGTCGTCGAACTCCGGCCAGCCGGTGGCGACGACCGCACCGTCTGCACCCTCGAGAGCGGCGATTGCCGAGTCGGCGTACTCGAGGTCGGGGTAGTCGGGCCGGACGTTCTCGATCGCGACGGGATCGTAGGCGACGACGGTCGCGTCGCGCTCTCGGAGATGCTCGATCACGTCGAGCGCTCTCGATTTGCGGACGTCGTCGGTGCCGGGTTTGAACGAGAGGCCCAGGACGGCGATCCGTGCGCCCTCGAGGTCGACGTGATCGCCGAGGAGGGAAACGAGCCGGCGGGGTTGCTCGTCGTTGACCGCGACGACGGCATCGAGCAGGACAGGATCGTAGCCCTGTTCTCGTGCGCCCGCGCGAAGCGCGTTGACGTCTTTCGGGAAACAGGAGCCGCCCCAGCCCAGTCCCGACCTGAGAAAGCGTTCTGAAATCCGCTCGTCGAGTCCGACGGCCTCGAGCACCTCGTAGGCGTCCGCCCCGTAGGCTTTCGCGACGTTGCCGAGTTCGTTGACCAGCGACACCTTCGCCGCGAGGAAGGCGTTGTTGGCGTACTTGATGAGCTCGGCCTCGCGAATCCGGGGTTCGACGAGGTGGGTGTCGTCGTCGAGAATCGGCGCGTACAGCTCCCGAAGCGTCGCGGCCGCCGCCTCGCGTTCGGTTCCAAGCACCACTTTGTCCGGCTCGAAGAAGTCGGCGACGGCGGTGCTCATCCGGAGGAACTCGGGGTTCATCGCCAGCTCGAGATCCTCGCCAACCTCCTTGCCCGACCGATCGGCGACGATCGGACCGACGACGTCCTCGGTGGTACCCGGCAGGACGGTGCTCTTGACGACGACGAGGTGGTCGCCGTCTTTCTCGGCGAGGGCGTCGCCCAGCGACTCGACACCCGCTTTCATCACGGCGAGGTCGAGGCTGCCGTCCTCGCGCTGGGGCGTCGGGAGACAGAGCATTGTGAGGTCGGTCTCGGCGACGGCGTCGTAGTCGGTCGTCGCCCGGAGCCGCGTGCCTGCGTGTGCGTCGATGCGGTCGGCGAGGCCGGCCTCGTGGATCGGGGCCTCGCCCGCGTTGATCGTCTCGACGATCTCTTCGTCTACTTCGACGTTGACGACGTCGTGGCCCAGGTCC contains:
- a CDS encoding ribbon-helix-helix domain-containing protein; the protein is MTEYTTVSIPKDLADRVDETIEGTSFQSTSDLVRFLLRSIVIQHQQSGELTEAEFEEITEQLKGLGYLD
- the aglJ gene encoding S-layer glycoprotein N-glycosyltransferase AglJ → MEHDAIRADTEVLTMTDEPRDISPDDVCVLVPTLEEEATIGEVIDGFHEEGYTTVLVVDGDSEDATREIARERGAGVLVQSGSGKGQAVREAMEYVDLPYVLMVDGDGTYDPADAETMLEPLAEGYEHVIGNRFADMDDDAMRALNGFGNRVINRAFRFVHGAAFEDILSGYRAFTTDSFQRLSLSSDGFTIETELAVECVKNGIDTTVVPISYRARPEDSTTNLHPIWDGGTIALTLYSLAKTNNPLLYFGSVGVSGILSGTAIAAYVLYRYLQYGISHEVLAVVSAAGILLGVQLVMFGVLSDMIVTLHREQRQRLDRLRRETKRDRETNTNDRD
- the aglM gene encoding UDP-glucose 6-dehydrogenase AglM, with translation MHVSIVGSGYVGTTVAACLADLGHDVVNVEVDEEIVETINAGEAPIHEAGLADRIDAHAGTRLRATTDYDAVAETDLTMLCLPTPQREDGSLDLAVMKAGVESLGDALAEKDGDHLVVVKSTVLPGTTEDVVGPIVADRSGKEVGEDLELAMNPEFLRMSTAVADFFEPDKVVLGTEREAAAATLRELYAPILDDDTHLVEPRIREAELIKYANNAFLAAKVSLVNELGNVAKAYGADAYEVLEAVGLDERISERFLRSGLGWGGSCFPKDVNALRAGAREQGYDPVLLDAVVAVNDEQPRRLVSLLGDHVDLEGARIAVLGLSFKPGTDDVRKSRALDVIEHLRERDATVVAYDPVAIENVRPDYPDLEYADSAIAALEGADGAVVATGWPEFDDLDVEGMARRVVVDGRRIGVDPADLEVYEGLTW